In Candida albicans SC5314 chromosome 4, complete sequence, the genomic window ttctttaCCACTGGCAGCAATAAAACTCAATAATCCAAATACATTAGTTATAAGAATAGCGACTAATGGACGACCAGCACGATCAACGTATCCACATATTTTAGGTGCAAGATTTTGTTCAGCAAGTGATACAAGGGTTCTTGAAGTTGCATATACCGATGACGACCCCACGGATATCACTGAAATTAAAATGACAGAATTCATAACTGAGGCAAGACCACTAATACCACCATCTTGTATAGCAATAACAAACGGAGATGCTGAAACATCAGATGCCCCTAAAAGTCTTGGATTATCATATGGGACCAAAAATGTAATCAATATAATACTAACAACGTAAAATAGCAAGATTCTCCAAAATACTTGTTTACATGCTTTAGGTAATGCCTTACGAGGGTTTTCAGCTTCAGCCAGGGTTAATCCGGTCAATTCAGTACCAGCAAAACTAAATGCAGCGGTGATAAACGTACTACTTACCCCTTTGAAACCATTTGCAAATGCACCTGGATCATGCCAATATTTAGTTCCATGATGAACACCATTGGGTGCACCACCTGCAGCTAAcacaattgaaagaatAATGAACCCGACAACAGCAATAACTTTTAAAGAACTAAGAATAAATTCAACTTCTCCATATAAACGTACACCaaagaaattaattgatgtaACCGTGAcataaaaaataatcacCCATACATCAGGATTAATATCAGTGTTCCAATATTGTATAGTCATAGAAGCAGCAACCAATTCTAATGGGAGTAACACCAAATATTGTAAAACATAATTCCAGGCAACACTAAATCCCACACTTGGATCAATAAATCTACTGAATAACACATTAAATCCTCCGCTAACTGGGAAAGTCACTGCTAACTCAGCCATGGCTTGAATTGTACATAAAATAGATATCCCACTCAATATCCAGGCAATTAATATCCCACCGGGTCCACCAGTGGCTAATGCACCACCAGTACCAATTAAAAGACCACTCCCGATCGATGATGCAATAGCAATCATTTGTAAATGtctatttttcaattttcgtttcaaatttgatttggaaCTATTTATATTGATACGTTGAATCTCGGTTAATTGGTCAGTGGAATTATAATATCCACCAGCATCTTCTTCGACATCTGCATTGGCATCACGATAACGCATGGCaagtttttcattttcaattgctGGTTTGAAAGAATCGACAAAATTCAGCCATCTTGATCCGGTTGCAGTATTTGATTCtggttgttgtggtggttgcTGTTGTGATGCTCGTTGTCGTTGTTGCTGTGAACTAGTTTCTCCTGTACTTGGAGATGTTAAATCTGTCAATGGTATACTTGAGGTATTTTCCTCACTATATTTCTTTGACATTGTCTGTAGGGTGTTTgtagaaagaaagaacaaacgaaacagaagaagaagaagtcaAATCTGAATAtgataaaagaaaagagaacTAAGTAAGTAAGGAGAGTGTATCAACAAATGAGGTGACAAAACAGTCAAACATTGAGATTTGGAAATGCcttaaacaaaaaatttcttccCTCTTTATTCCAGATTGCCGCTTTCCTGTATATAAGTTTGCAACTACTTAATGCGATGCGatggttggttggttggttggtgtgaatttctttttttctttctggGCTAAGCGCGGTGTTAAAATGGTAGTAGCGGCAGAATATAGGACAGAAAACCAAAGTGACTCATTCATCTTCAATCCATGAGTAATAATTAAGATAGATAGCTCTTTAGTATTATCTCATTTGTAAAATTAAACTGtatattaaattaaaaatcaCCTCTaagaaataaatcaaaCCTATActcattaattaattattaaaaaaaccCAAACCTTAAACACATTCACATTAAACAAATACCCATACATATCAACTTTCACCTCTCATTAATCCAATAAATTGGCTATAAAACAGATTCCTCCACCCCACATTATACTTtgtattgatttcttcaacCATATTGGTctaatattattagttAATCGTGCACAATTGAATCCTTCAGATTCAACCCCAACCCCCcattcaatatcattacGAACATTACAAACTTTCCAAAAATTCCACCATTGAGCACTTTCACAGGGTTTTAATCTCATTAAATTCTTACTCAATGGACCTGTAGGACcttcaatatatttataaccaccaataaatgaatataCTTGTCGTGAATCCTTTCTAGAAAGGGTATCATCCCCCCAATGACCACTAAATGATAACCAATTGCCATAATCCCATTCTCTTCCAACATGTTTTGGATTAGAATTGTTTCCTGGGTATACATGTTTGCCATCAAAACTATAGcataaataatttaatgatGGATTCCATAATGGACCTCTATCGGTAAAATCACTCAATATAGTATATGGTAAATCATGAGGATGTTGTCCCACACTTGGGTAATTGGCATGAGTACCTCTAGCACTGAAAATGATTGGATGATTTGGATCtaaagaatatttttccaaattatcataataatatccCCCACCTCCACTATGAGCCGACATCCATACTATAACTGGTTCTCCCTTATAATATCTTACCAATGAATGTTCCCAATCTCCCACGTGATTCCCATATGGACCTTGACCCATTACATAAGGTCccaaattgaaagaataaaaataaaaccaaaagGCATCGACCCATCCATTCCCTTTGTCAACGACAATCAAAGTAGCTGGTGCATCTTTAATTTCTCCATTGATTAAACTaggtttattttttaaccCTGTGATCCATTCAGGATCAGAATCAAAATCACTATTAGCAGTAAGAAATAAATCTGTACTATTAGGTAAATTTGCTAATTTATCtaaattcatatttttttctgtaCCAGGATAAATTGAACCATTTCTCCAAGTGACATGGAAATTAGtgacaaattttttaacaTCATAAGGGAAATATCTTTCTTCACTATAAAGATGTACCAAGGGAGCATATTTAATAACATAATCGGGAATTTCACCTGGTTTTAAAGTCTTTTGAGTGTCATTTGGTGGACTAACTATCGGTGGATAATCTTTATAAAATAAAGGATTATGTAAAATGTTTTCTATTTTAATCTCTCGTGATTCATCATCAAGAGTGTTTTGAATATAACTATTGGCCCCAACGTCAAAATATAGTGGATCATTTGCTAAACAGATTGGTAATGATAGCAGAAGTATAGTTAATAAgtcaataataatcatctTCATGGTTGCACGTGTATAACACTTTGTAGtaacacaaaaaaaaaaataagcGTAAATAAAGTAACTAGATTTATATGATATGATATGGTTAGTTAGTTGATATGAAGAATGGcaaattcaataacaacaaggaagaaagaaagtGAAGTTGGTTATTATGGTTGATATGAAGAAATAGTTAAAGAAAAGTAGTAaactattgaaaaagaaatcttaTCCAAGTaataaataacaacaacaaagaaagcAATTAATGTATGACGTTCTGTCTCTCCCTCCCTCCCTTCATCGTAAAAAGTTTTGGTTTGGTCATTAGTGTGTCCCTACCAATTTTATGTCGgttcaattttcttttttttatatcaCCGATCAAGAACTTTTAAACTTTTAATTGAAACCGAAGTATCCTTAGATCTTACAGATGTTCTATTCCTAGCTATCCTATATGTACTTAATTGACTTGAAATGAGGGTTTactttattaattattagtAAGATTGCTGATGTCTTCCATTGTAGGCCACAAAACTGGGAACCACAGTTTTTACTTTAATTTATCTATACGATCAATCATCAAAGACTGCAGAACAAACCCTATCCTATGTTATGTAGCTTTATAAAATTTCAGTCCACCAGATAAAGCTATAAATGATACACTTCTGTCCCTAATTTAATTGTAAATTCTTTTCAGATTCATCTAGTAGGCTGGAATATCTTTGGCACGTGATATTCTAAAAACATGTGATGAATCCGAATAATGGAGAACCCTTTGTTGGTCAAAGATCATGTATAATCAGTTTCAACtatacaccaagaagagatcaaaaagaaaaaaaaaaaatcagtTCTATcgttcaattcaattcaatttaaaatATCTAGAAGTTTTGTAAAAACCATGCAATGcaatacatacatacaaaTGTATTGCTTTCTCTGTTATAACGGGCCCCTCTTCATTTTAAAAGACAAACACTTGATCACCCAATTTAGAAACTGGTTTAGCTTTTTGAAATCCTAATTCAACAGCAGCTTTTTTCATAGCACTAACCATTGGTGGTGGACCACATAATAACAAGTTAGTGTCATTTGAAGCCTTTGGTAAATGAGTGTCTATAATTTCTGGAGTAACAAATCCAACTGAACCTTGCCAATTAGCTGGGGCTTCATTCAAAACATAATGGATCTTTAATCTATCTGGATGTCTAGCAGCAAAATTgtccaattcttcttttaataaaatatctGATTCAGTAACATTAGCATAAACCAAATgaattttagtt contains:
- the GAP5 gene encoding Gap5p (Putative general amino acid permease; fungal-specific (no human or murine homolog)); the protein is MSKKYSEENTSSIPLTDLTSPSTGETSSQQQRQRASQQQPPQQPESNTATGSRWSNFVDSFKPAIENEKLAMRYRDANADVEEDAGGYYNSTDQLTEIQRININSSKSNLKRKLKNRHLQMIAIASSIGSGLLIGTGGALATGGPGGILIAWILSGISILCTIQAMAELAVTFPVSGGFNVLFSRFIDPSVGFSVAWNYVLQYLVLLPLELVAASMTIQYWNTDINPDVWVIIFYVTVTSINFFGVRLYGEVEFILSSLKVIAVVGFIILSIVLAAGGAPNGVHHGTKYWHDPGAFANGFKGVSSTFITAAFSFAGTELTGLTSAEAENPRKALPKACKQVFWRILLFYVVSIILITFLVPYDNPRLLGASDVSASPFVIAIQDGGISGLASVMNSVILISVISVGSSSVYATSRTLVSLAEQNLAPKICGYVDRAGRPLVAILITNVFGLLSFIAASGKEDEVFTWLLSISGLSSIFTWLCICISHIRFRRALHVQGRNTDELTFVSQTGVIGSWFGILLNVLVLVAEFWLAIFPLGEKSNAKSFFETYLGFVILIIFYFGHKLWRNNWILFIRSRDIDIDSGRRETDLEALKRELQEEREVLRNKPFWYRAYHFWC
- a CDS encoding uncharacterized protein (Protein of unknown function; Spider biofilm induced), yielding MKMIIIDLLTILSLSLPICLANDPLYFDVGANSYIQNTLDDESREIKIENILHNPLFYKDYPPIVSPPNDTQKTLKPGEIPDYVIKYAPLVHLYSEERYFPYDVKKFVTNFHVTWRNGSIYPGTEKNMNLDKLANLPNSTDLFLTANSDFDSDPEWITGLKNKPSLINGEIKDAPATLIVVDKGNGWVDAFWFYFYSFNLGPYVMGQGPYGNHVGDWEHSLVRYYKGEPVIVWMSAHSGGGGYYYDNLEKYSLDPNHPIIFSARGTHANYPSVGQHPHDLPYTILSDFTDRGPLWNPSLNYLCYSFDGKHVYPGNNSNPKHVGREWDYGNWLSFSGHWGDDTLSRKDSRQVYSFIGGYKYIEGPTGPLSKNLMRLKPCESAQWWNFWKVCNVRNDIEWGVGVESEGFNCARLTNNIRPIWLKKSIQSIMWGGGICFIANLLD